In a single window of the Coffea eugenioides isolate CCC68of chromosome 3, Ceug_1.0, whole genome shotgun sequence genome:
- the LOC113766360 gene encoding uncharacterized protein LOC113766360: MLSKDVSQILVEISNFFRKICSRTLYLDELEMQENNIILILCKLEKIFPPNFFDVMVHLMVHLPTESKIAGPAQYRWMFPFERKMGQYKGYVNNRARPEGCIAERYLDDECLTFISRYLHDVPTRFNQTERNMEKHEAARKLSIFSSLARLFEAALIGYLSEVELQRIHLFILKNCEEVDDYMREHRQILEKQNLSSVQQRLDSEFPKWFEERVMYTHARGECTDELLSLARGPDFRVNTFAGCNVNGFRFHIKARERERKTQNSGVMVKGEHADKETYFYGIITDIVEVEYSFTQNRVVVFKCDWWDLRNNSGIKVDKQSNITSINMSKTWYSDQPFILASQAEQVFYLQDMKLGGNWHVVELVSPRSSYDVPEKHEDDLVDNEEAYQEEYHEDLIGVQENLELVSLKRGDVQTEERIEAGAMFFIELSASRARQLDDNFIDNDEEIEQQFNSEDENEQFVQIDDYESD; the protein is encoded by the exons ATGCTGTCAAAAGATGTATCTCAGATTTTAGTAGAGATCAGCAATTTTTTTCGAAAAATTTGTTCTCGAACTCTCTATCTAGATGAGCTGGAAATGCAAGAAaacaatattattttaatactATGCAAACTTGAGaaaatttttcctccaaatttcttTGATGTAATGGTCCATTTAATGGTCCATTTACCCACTGAATCCAAGATTGCTGGACCAGCCCAATACCGGTGGATGTTTCCATTTGAGAG aaAAATGGGTCAATACAAAGGCTATGTGAATAATAGGGCACGACCTGAAGGCTGTATAGCTGAGCGCTACTTGGATGATGAATGTCTTACATTCATTTCCAGGTATTTGCATGATGTTCCGACCAGGTTTAATCAAACGGAACGAAATATGGAGAAACACGAAGCTGCTAGAAAATTATCTATATTTTCTAGCTTGGCTCGGCTCTTTGAGGCAGCACTGATTGGTTATCTAAGTGAGGTTGAATTGCAAAGAATACATCTGTTCATCTTGAAAAATTGTGAAGAAGTAGATGATTACATGAG GGAGCATAGACAAATTCTTGAAAAGCAAAATTTATCGAGCGTACAGCAAAGGCTAGACTCGGAGTTtccaaagtggtttgaagaacgT GTCATGTATACACATGCACGTGGAGAATGTACTGATGAATTGTTGTCCTTGGCTAGAGGACCTGATTTTCGAGTCAATACATTTGCTGGCTGTAATGTGAATGGATTTAGATTCCACATTAAGGCTcgggaaagagaaagaaagacacAAAATAGTGGAGTTATGGTAAAGGGGGAGCATGCTGATAAAGAAACATACTTCTATGGTATAATTACTGATATAGTTGAGGTTGAATACTCATTTACTCAAAATCGAGTAGTTGTGTTTAAATGTGATTGGTGGGACTTGAGAAATAATTCGGGAATCAAAGTAGACAAGCAGAGCAATATCACTAGCATCAACATGTCAAAAACATGGTACTCAGACCAGCCTTTTATATTAGCATCCCAAGCTGAACAAGTTTTCTATCTTCAAGATATGAAGCTTGGAGGTAATTGGCATGTTGTAGAGTTAGTTAGTCCACGCTCATCTTATGATGTTCCTGAGAAGCatgaagatgatttggttgATAACGAAGAGGCTTACCAAGAAGAGTATCATGAAGATTTGATTGGTGTACAAGAAAATCTTGAGTTGGTCAGTTTGAAGAGAGGAGATGTGCAAACTGAAGAAAGGATAGAGGCCGGTGCTATGTTTTTTATAGAATTGTCAGCTAGCCGTGCAAGGCAATTGGAtgacaattttattgataatgATGAGGAAATTGAGCAACAATTCAATTCTGAGGATGAAAATGAACAATTTGTACAAATCGATGACTATGAATCAGATTAA